The genomic window CTCGACGAGGCGCCGGGACTGGCTGCCGCGGCCCGGGCGTCGGAGCTGGGCACCCTGGACCTGCCGTCGCTGGCCCGGCTGGCCGTCGAGGTTGCCCCCGGCCTGCGCGTGCTCACCGGGATCCCCACCGCCAGCCGGTGGACCGAGGTGCGTCCCGCTGCCATCGAGCAGATCATCGAGCTCGCGAGGTCACTGGCCGCCGTCGTCGTCCTCGACTGTGGCTTCAACATCGAGGACGACGAGGAGCTGAGCTACGACACCCTCGCTCCGCGACGCAACGCGACGACCCTGACGGCACTCGCCGAGTCGGACGAGCTGCTGCTCGTCGGGGCTGCTGACCCGATCGGGCTGCAGCGGATGGTCCGGGCCGTCCAGGCCGTCGGGCAGGTGCGCTCACCGCGACCGCGGCCGGTAGTCAACCGCGTACGCGCCTCCTCGGTCGGTCCGGATCCTCGTCGCCGGGTCGCGGAGTCCCTGGAGCGCTTCGCCGGCCTCGACGACGTGATCTTCCTCCCCGATGACCCTGTTGCAGCGGACGCCGGGCTGTTGTCCGGGCAGACGCTGGTCGAGTGCGCGCCCGAGAGCGAGCTGCGGCTGGCGATCGGCCAGGTTGCCGCTCTCTTCACCGGGCGCAGCCCGATCCGACGCCCGGCACGGCGATGGTTGCGCCGACCTCGCGTTGCCCGCCTCCCACCGATGACGTCACACCCGCAGGGGGGTGCCTGATCGGTCGGTCCGTGTCACCATGACGGCGTGGTGAACAGACTCGGTGCCCTCGACGCGGCCTTCCTCTACGTGGAGGAGTCGACCCTGCCGATGCACGTCGGCTCCGTCATGATCTTCCAGCCCCCGGCCGAGGGGTTCGACTACGACCGCTTCGTCGCCGTGGTCGGGGACCGGATCGCCGGTCACGCCCGGTACCGCCAGCGCATCCGCCCGGTCCCCGCACGGCTGGACAACCCCGTGTGGGTCGACGACGTCCACTTCGACCTGACCTACCACGTGCGTCGCTCGGCGCTGCCCGCTCCGGGCTCGGGGATCGAGCTCGAGGACTTCGTCGCCCGGATCATGGCCCGACCCCTCGACCGGGACCGACCGCTGTGGGAGGCCTACTTCGTCGAAGGGATGGCGGACGGCACGTTCGCCATCATCACCAAGGTCCACCAGGCGATGGTCGACGGCATCCACGCGGTCGATCTCGCCCACCTGATCATCGACCCCGAAGCGGTACCGGTCGACCAGCGCGCCGGGGAGCCGAACCCGGAGCCATCCCACCTGCGGCTGGTCGCCGACGCGGTCCTCGGCTCGGTCATCAACCCCGCCCGCGTCATCCAGGGTGTGCGCGCCGGGCTGGGCGATGTGGGCGAGACCGGACGCCGGGCCGTGGAGACGACCGGTCGGGTCGTCTCCACCCTCGCCAGGGTCGGCGCCAAGCCCGCCCCGAGCTCCCCGCTCAATGCCCCGGTGGGTGCCGCCCGCCGCTATGTCATGGTCGAGACCGACCTCGACGACTACCGTCAGGTGCGCAGCCGCCTGACCCGAGGCCGCTACGTCGACGACGTGACGATCAACGACGTCATCCTCGCCACCGTCACCGGGGCCCTGCGCTGCTGGATGCAGACGCGTGGCCTGCCCGTCACCGGCGCCTCCAAGGTTCGCGCCATGGTGCCGGTGAGCATCGTGAACGGCACCGGAGACCAGCTCACCGATGCGGCCATGACCGCCTGCTTCATCGACCTGCCCATCGGGGAGAACACCCCCTCGATGCGGCTGCACCAGATCTCCTTCGCGATGCGTCAGCAGATCGAGTCGGCGTCGGCCGAAGGCGTCGACGCGGGGTCGCTCGCCTCGATCGGCGGTTTCGCCCCGCCGACCCTGCACAGTCTCGGAGCCCGTCTGGGCAGCGCCATGTCACGTCGCCTGTCCAACCTCGTCATCACCAACGTCCCCGGACCCCAGCAGGCGCTCTACGTCGAGGGGTCGCGGTTGTGCGAGACCTACCCCGTGATGCCGCTGGGCCGCGAGCAGGGACTGGCCATCGGCCTCACGTCCTACGACGGCAAGGTGTACTTCGGCCTCAACGGTGACCGGGAGACCCTGGCCGACCTCGGGCTTCTCGCCCAGTGCATCGAGGACGCCCTCGCCGAGCTGCGCACGACCCCCGGATCGGGCCGGTCGTACTGATGCGCGTCTACCTGCCGATGCTCGTCGGCGAGCTCACCGAGGTCCGCGACGCCGCTGACCTGCCCGCACGGCAGGCACACGGCGTGACCAGCGCGCTGCGGGCTGCTGACCCCGCAGCCGACGAGGAGGACCTGGAGTTCGAGGCGATGTGCCAGGCGCTGGACTCCGCCCGCGCACTGGGGCCCGGCGCTCGCGTCGTGGCCGCCGCGGACACGGGCCCGCGCGAGGATGCCGGCGATGGAGCTCTCCTGGCCGGGCAGGAGCGGCTGCGCCTGGACGAGGTCGTGTCATTCCACGTCGAGGAGGGCAGCGGTGATGTCGGAACCGGCTACGACGACCTGCTCTGGTACGACGTCACCGAGCTGGACGGGCTGGTCAGCGCAGTCTCTCCCTGAGCAGTCGCACCTCGTGGTCGAAGGTCTCCTCGATCGTCGGCTTCGCCGCGGACTCGATCTTCCTGCCCAGGATGGGCACCGAGCAGGTGAGGTCGGCGTCGACGACCAGGTGGCTCCCTTCGCCCGCTGGTGACAGGGTCACCGTCCCGCGCAGCTGGACCGGTGCCCCCGCGACCCGGATCCCGAGATCGGCGGTCCGTGAGCCGTCCGGGCCGGCCGGTCGCCACGTCTGCTCCTCCGTCACCGTCAGGGTGTCCCCGACGAGGGACGAGACGGCCGCGGGCATGCCGTGCGTGGGCAGCACCCGCTCGGTGCGCACGTCCGTGCGGCCACCGCCCAGGTCGGTGGCCGTCGCGCTCGACCGGCCGAGCCGAGTTGCGACCTTCGCCCGCTGGTGGTCCTCGCTGGCGATGACGGCGAAGACGTCCTCGACGCCGGCGTCGAAGTAGGTGGTGCGCGAGATCTTCATGGCGACACGCTAGCCCCGTCGGGGTGGCTCCGGTGTCATCGGCGCAGTTCGTCGGCGGCGCGGGCCAGCAGCTCCTGGGCGCGAGCGAGGTCCTTGGCCAGCCGGGCACGGTGGCGGCCCAGGGCGGTGACGCTTTGGTGGACCCGCTCCTGGAGGTGGAGACGCCGGTCGTCCTCGTCGCGGACCGCTGCGGCGTCCGCGACACCGGTGATGCCCCATCCCCTGGTCACGGCACCCTCGCGCACCTCCAGCCCCATCGTGGCCGCGGCGTCCTCGAGCTCGCGCAGGCGGGCGATCGCCGCGGACAGGTCGGCCGCGGCGCTCTGGAGTGAGCGTCCGACCTCGTCGAGGGCGCTCGCGACGGCAGTGGTCTGCTCGGCCGCGGTCGAGGTGCGCCCGCGCAGCTGGACCGAGCGCGGACCCCGCCAGCCGGGGGTCGCCCGGGCCACGGCGCTCGCGAGGGCCTCACCGTCAGCGGTCAGATGGACCGCAGTGCGTCGCAGGGAGGCGCCGAGGGCGCTCATCGAGGCGGGGTCGCCCAGCAGCGGGGTGGTCATCGCGGATCCTGCACCCGGGCGCTGGCCCGACTCGTGCGACGGGCCGGTGCCGCATCGGCGGACAGGGCCAGCGACAGCTCACGGCATGTCGCGGAGAGCTCGCGCAGGACGTCGACCGCGGCGTCGATCGTCGTCTCCAGGGCGGCCTGGGTGGCGTGGTCGCCGACCGTGACCAGGTGGTCGATCAGCGCCTCGCCCTCGGCGGCGCAGTGGTCGCCGGTCGCGGTGAGCGCGTCGACGAGCGCGGCTGCGTCCTCGGGGCGCGGGTGCGAAGGGGGCATGGTCCGGCCAGCGTAGCGACGCTGGCGAGGGTGGCGCCTCCGCGTGTCCACAGGCCCATCGAGCGGACCGACGGGCACGGCGGGTCGGCTGTGTGACGTGCATCATGGTGGTACTAGGCTCGACGTGGGGACAACGCCGTCCCCACCACCCGCGAGATGCAGAACGAGGACGCCCATCCATGGCTCAACTGCCTGCCACTTCTGCCCCTGACGCCGTGCTCGGAGACCCTGCAGCGCTCGTCGAGGCCGCCACCGCCGCCGGGGTCGACCCGGCCTTCGTGGAGCGATACCTCCGACACGGAGACATCACGGAGCTGCAGGGGAGAGGCCCCCGGGCTCTGGTCGACATGGCGCTCGCCCATCGGGATGCTGCCCTGCACCGCCACCCCGAGGAGACCGTCGTACGCGCCGCAGACGGTGTCCTGCACATCGTCACCGCTGACCGCCCCTTCCTCGTCGACTCCGTCCTCGGCGAGCTCGCCGGGCAGGGTATCGGCGTCTCCCTGCTGCTCCACCCGCAGTTCGCCGTCCGTCGTGACGAGCAGGGCGCGCTGGTCGAGGTCCTCGACGTGGACCCGAGGCAGGACCGTGCCGGGGCCGAGGCGGTCGAGGAGTCGTGGATCCGCATCGAGCTCGAGGACCAGTACGACCACGCGGTCGTCGAGGAGCGAGTCAGCGAAGTGATCGACGACGTCGTGATGGCCGTCGACGACTGGCAGCCGATGCAGGACGCGACCCTGGAGCTGGCAGCCGATCTCGAGGCAGGTCGGGGACCGGGCTCGAGCGCGTCGCAGCAGGCGGCCGCGGAGTTCCTCCGGTGGCTCGTCGACCACCACTTCACCTTCATCGGTGTCCGCGACCACGAGGTCGAGGCCGGCGCCGACGGCTCGGTCGCGGTCACCCCCATCCCGGGCAGCGGGTTGGGAATCCTGCGCGAGGACTCCACGGCCGAGTCGATCACCCCGCTCGGCAGCGGCACCCGCGAGCAGGATGCAGTCGGCACCTGCTTGTCGATCGGCAAGTCGCGGTCGGTCCTGCCGGTGCACCGGGTGACCCATCCCGACCTCATCGCCGTGCGGGTCCACGACGAGGACGGCATGCTCGTGGAGCGTCGGCTCGCCGGACTCTTCTCGTCCACCGCCTACACCAGCTCGGTGCTGACGATCCCGCTCATCGCCGACAAGGTGCAGGCGGTCCTCGACCGCTCCGGGTGGACCCGCAACAGCCACTCCGGTGGCTTCGCCCGACGGCTGTTCGAGACCTTCCCGCGTGACGAGCTCTTCCAGGCGCCCGTGGAGCACCTCCTGCGGGTGGTCACCCGCATCCAGCAGATGGTCCACCGCATGCGCACGGCCACCTTCCTGCGGCTGGACTCCGGCGGGCAGTTCGTCACGGCGATGATCTACCTGCCCCGTGACCGCTACACCACCGTGGTGCGCCATCGGGTCGAGGAGCAGCTCTGCGAGGCCACCGGCGCGGACGAGGTCACCTTCACCGCGCACGTCTCCGAGGAGCCGATGGCCCGGTTGTACTACATCCTGCGGGGGAGCAACGGGGTCCGGCTGCCCGAGGGACGGGCCCGCGATGACATCGACGAGGCCATCACCGGGGCCGTCCTGACGTGGGAGGAGCGACTCACGCGCAAGGCGGAGGAACTCGTCGGTCGGGACGTCGCCGAGCAGCTGATCTCCCCGTGGGCAGGTGGCTTCCCCGCCGACTACGAGGAGGACTTCGACTCCGTCCAGGCGGTGGCCGACCTGAAGAACCTTGCGCTCCTCGAGCAGGGGACCCCCTTCGCCTGCGCGCTGTACAACCCCCGCCCGAACCACGGCCACGCTGCGGACCCCGCGGTCCGCCGATTCAAGATCTTCAGCATCGAGGAGCTCATCCTCGACGACCTGATGCCGATCTTCCGGGACCTGGGCGTCCAGGTCACCGAGGAGGAGCCCTATGAGCTCACCCGCGGGGACGGCGTCACCGCGGGCATCTACGACTTCAGGTTGCGCGTCGACGACCCCGCGGTGTGGGAGGCGCACGACCACGAGAAGCTGCGCGATCTCGTCGAGTCCGCGGTGGCGGCCGTCCAGTCGGGCAGTGCCGACTCCGACGGATTCAACGCCCTGGTGATCCGTGCCGGCCTGACCTGGCGCCAGACGGCCCTGCTGCGAGCCGTCGCCCGCTACCTGCGCCAAGCGGGCAGCTCCTGGGGGCAGCGCACGCTCGAGTCCGCACTCGTCGAGCACCAGGCCGTGGCCCGGGACATCGTCGAGCTGTTCGAGACACGGTTCGACCCGGACCGCTTCGACGCGACTGCGGGGGAGGCACGCGAGGCGGCCGAGGCCGAGATCATCGCCCGGATCGACGCGGCACTGGAGGACGTCTCCTCGCTCGAGCACGACCGCATCATCCGCTCCTTCTGCGGCTTCGTCCGCGCCGTGCTGCGCACCAGCTACTTCGTCACCGACGAGGCGGGTGCGCCCCTGCCCCGGATGTCCTTCAAGATCGAGCCGGCCCGGATCCCGGACATGCCCAAGCCGCACCCGGCCTTCGAGATCTGGGTGCACAGCCCACAGGTGGAGGGCGTGCACCTGCGATTCGGCGCGGTGGCCCGAGGAGGGCTGCGCTGGAGCGACCGGCGTGACGACTTCCGCACGGAGGTGCTCGGCCTCGTCAAGGCGCAGATGGTCAAGAACGCGGTCATCGTGCCGACGGGGAGCAAGGGCGGGTTCTTCGCCAAGCAGCTGCCCGACCCGGCGCTCGACCGTGATGCCTGGATGGAGGCCGGCCGCTCGGCGTACCGGAGCTTCATCTCGGGGTTGCTCGACGTCACCGACAACCGCGTCCACGGCGAGATCGTCCCGCCGGGGCGGGTGGTCCGGCACGACGGCGACGACTCCTACCTCGTCGTGGCGGCCGACAAGGGGACCGCGTCCTTCTCCGACCTCGCCAACTCGATCGCCCGTGAGTACGGCTTCTGGCTCGACGACGCCTTCGCCTCCGGCGGGTCGGTCGGCTACGACCACAAGGGGATGGGGATCACGGCCCGCGGCGCGTGGGAGTCGGTCAAACGACACTTCCGCGAGCTCGGTCACGACACCCAGACGCAGGACTTCACCGTCGTCGGGGTCGGTGACATGGCCGGCGACGTCTTCGGCAACGGGATGCTGCTGTCGCAGCACATCCGGCTCGTCGCCGCCTTCAACCACATGCACGTGTTCATCGACCCCGAGCCCGACGCCGCATCGTCCTTCGCCGAGCGCGAGCGACTCTTCGCCCTCCCGCGCAGCACCTGGGACGACTACGACCGGTCCCTGATCAGCGAGGGTGGCGGCGTCTGGTCCCGCAACGCCAAGTCGGTGCCCGTGAGCGAGCAGGCCGCACGTGCGCTCGGGCTCGACGGTCCGGTGGACCTCACCCCCAACGAGCTGATCCACGCAGTGCTGCAGGCGCCGGTCGACCTGCTGTGGAACGGCGGGATCGGCACGTACATCAAGTCCGCGCAGGAGTCCGATGCGGCGGTCGGCGACCGGGCCAACGACGCGATCCGCATCACCGGCTCCATGGTCCGTGCCCGGGTCGTCGGCGAAGGGGGCAACCTGGGGGCCACCCAGCGCGGCCGCGTCGAGGCGGCCCACTCCGGGACGCGCATCAACACCGATGCCCTGGACAACTCCGCCGGTGTGGACACCTCGGACCGGGAGGTCAACATCAAGATCCTCCTCGGTGAAGCCATCCGGCGTGGCGCCCTCGACGA from Janibacter cremeus includes these protein-coding regions:
- a CDS encoding DUF2505 domain-containing protein, translating into MKISRTTYFDAGVEDVFAVIASEDHQRAKVATRLGRSSATATDLGGGRTDVRTERVLPTHGMPAAVSSLVGDTLTVTEEQTWRPAGPDGSRTADLGIRVAGAPVQLRGTVTLSPAGEGSHLVVDADLTCSVPILGRKIESAAKPTIEETFDHEVRLLRERLR
- a CDS encoding wax ester/triacylglycerol synthase family O-acyltransferase, giving the protein MVNRLGALDAAFLYVEESTLPMHVGSVMIFQPPAEGFDYDRFVAVVGDRIAGHARYRQRIRPVPARLDNPVWVDDVHFDLTYHVRRSALPAPGSGIELEDFVARIMARPLDRDRPLWEAYFVEGMADGTFAIITKVHQAMVDGIHAVDLAHLIIDPEAVPVDQRAGEPNPEPSHLRLVADAVLGSVINPARVIQGVRAGLGDVGETGRRAVETTGRVVSTLARVGAKPAPSSPLNAPVGAARRYVMVETDLDDYRQVRSRLTRGRYVDDVTINDVILATVTGALRCWMQTRGLPVTGASKVRAMVPVSIVNGTGDQLTDAAMTACFIDLPIGENTPSMRLHQISFAMRQQIESASAEGVDAGSLASIGGFAPPTLHSLGARLGSAMSRRLSNLVITNVPGPQQALYVEGSRLCETYPVMPLGREQGLAIGLTSYDGKVYFGLNGDRETLADLGLLAQCIEDALAELRTTPGSGRSY
- a CDS encoding NAD-glutamate dehydrogenase, whose product is MAQLPATSAPDAVLGDPAALVEAATAAGVDPAFVERYLRHGDITELQGRGPRALVDMALAHRDAALHRHPEETVVRAADGVLHIVTADRPFLVDSVLGELAGQGIGVSLLLHPQFAVRRDEQGALVEVLDVDPRQDRAGAEAVEESWIRIELEDQYDHAVVEERVSEVIDDVVMAVDDWQPMQDATLELAADLEAGRGPGSSASQQAAAEFLRWLVDHHFTFIGVRDHEVEAGADGSVAVTPIPGSGLGILREDSTAESITPLGSGTREQDAVGTCLSIGKSRSVLPVHRVTHPDLIAVRVHDEDGMLVERRLAGLFSSTAYTSSVLTIPLIADKVQAVLDRSGWTRNSHSGGFARRLFETFPRDELFQAPVEHLLRVVTRIQQMVHRMRTATFLRLDSGGQFVTAMIYLPRDRYTTVVRHRVEEQLCEATGADEVTFTAHVSEEPMARLYYILRGSNGVRLPEGRARDDIDEAITGAVLTWEERLTRKAEELVGRDVAEQLISPWAGGFPADYEEDFDSVQAVADLKNLALLEQGTPFACALYNPRPNHGHAADPAVRRFKIFSIEELILDDLMPIFRDLGVQVTEEEPYELTRGDGVTAGIYDFRLRVDDPAVWEAHDHEKLRDLVESAVAAVQSGSADSDGFNALVIRAGLTWRQTALLRAVARYLRQAGSSWGQRTLESALVEHQAVARDIVELFETRFDPDRFDATAGEAREAAEAEIIARIDAALEDVSSLEHDRIIRSFCGFVRAVLRTSYFVTDEAGAPLPRMSFKIEPARIPDMPKPHPAFEIWVHSPQVEGVHLRFGAVARGGLRWSDRRDDFRTEVLGLVKAQMVKNAVIVPTGSKGGFFAKQLPDPALDRDAWMEAGRSAYRSFISGLLDVTDNRVHGEIVPPGRVVRHDGDDSYLVVAADKGTASFSDLANSIAREYGFWLDDAFASGGSVGYDHKGMGITARGAWESVKRHFRELGHDTQTQDFTVVGVGDMAGDVFGNGMLLSQHIRLVAAFNHMHVFIDPEPDAASSFAERERLFALPRSTWDDYDRSLISEGGGVWSRNAKSVPVSEQAARALGLDGPVDLTPNELIHAVLQAPVDLLWNGGIGTYIKSAQESDAAVGDRANDAIRITGSMVRARVVGEGGNLGATQRGRVEAAHSGTRINTDALDNSAGVDTSDREVNIKILLGEAIRRGALDEDDRVELLASMTDEVAEQVLRDNYEQNVLVGNARAQDGTMITVHERLMETLTDRGDLDRELEFLPGTSEVKDLLAEGRGLTSPELAVLLAYSKMALKEDLLESDLPDDPATERQLRNYFPGPLRDDRFAEDLAGHPLRREIVITAVANDLVNRGGITFVQRAVEETSATPVQIARAFLVSREVFGLDDFVARVETLDNVVPTQVQTRLYLEFRRLMDRSVRWFLASRPGRLQPAEEIGRFAEVSRLAPLVPMFLDGSQAERLAHKADELAGDGVPDDLARSAASLLDSFALLDIIDMAHDSGRTPREVAEAYFLLSESFGIDELLTMVTHLPREQQWDSLARAALRDDLYATLQTLTRSVLDRDGADAQERYTAWRHDHDEAVARVETQLAGIRQLSDPGVAALSVALRTLRSVTR
- a CDS encoding AAA family ATPase, with product MSATVLTALGPDWEGRMVEIVDRLPGVVVGRRCADLADLLAAASAGRGDVALVSGELRGLDRDALSHLTDHGVRVVGASREGAEDQERQLRQLGIPQHIHLGTPREELVEALTSADVTMAAIAGLALDLDESAAGEGPPSPIDEEAEDEQTPRPRDDAPGTVVAVWGPTGGPGRSTLAVNLASEVAASGTPALLVDLDTYGASVAQLLSVLDEAPGLAAAARASELGTLDLPSLARLAVEVAPGLRVLTGIPTASRWTEVRPAAIEQIIELARSLAAVVVLDCGFNIEDDEELSYDTLAPRRNATTLTALAESDELLLVGAADPIGLQRMVRAVQAVGQVRSPRPRPVVNRVRASSVGPDPRRRVAESLERFAGLDDVIFLPDDPVAADAGLLSGQTLVECAPESELRLAIGQVAALFTGRSPIRRPARRWLRRPRVARLPPMTSHPQGGA
- a CDS encoding DUF6912 family protein — protein: MRVYLPMLVGELTEVRDAADLPARQAHGVTSALRAADPAADEEDLEFEAMCQALDSARALGPGARVVAAADTGPREDAGDGALLAGQERLRLDEVVSFHVEEGSGDVGTGYDDLLWYDVTELDGLVSAVSP